ATTCTGTTTCCATCTCAGGTTACCATATTGCCGAAGCAGGAGCAAACCCTATCACCCAGTTAGCCCTTACATTGGCCAATGGCTTTACCTATGTAGAGTATTACGCTTCGAGGGGAATGGAAATTGATGCTTTTGCTCCCAACCTGTCTTTCTTTTTCTCAAACGGGCTTGACCCTGAATACTCGGTAATGGGTAGAGTTGCACGTATCATCTGGGCAAAGGCGATGAAAGGATTGTATAAGGCGGGCCCCCGTTCTCAAATGCTGAAATACCATATACAAACATCCGGTCGGTCACTGCATGCCCAGGAGATTGATTTCAATGATATCCGCACAACCCTCCAGGCTTTGTATGCAATTTATGATAATTGCAATTCCTTACATACCAATGCCTATGATGAAGCCATTACCACTCCAACAGAGGAATCGGTGCGTCGGGCTATGGCAATACAACTCATCATTAACCATGAATTGGGACTCGCCAGGAATCAGAATCCATTGCAGGGTTCGTTCATTATTGAAGAGTTAACAGAGCTGGTTGAAGAGGCAGTACTTGCTGAATTCGACCGGATAACTGAACGTGGTGGGGTTTTGGGTGCAATGGAGACCATGTATCAAAGAAGTAAAATACAGGAAGAATCTTTGTATTATGAGCATCAAAAACATTCAGGTAAGCTCCCGATTATGGGGGTGAATACCTTTCTTTCTTCAAAAGGGTCACCGACGAATGTTCCGGGAGAAGTGATCCGTTCAACAGAGGCAGAAAAACAATACCAGGTAGCTATGCTGGCCAATCTCCATAATGCCTGGCAGAAGGAAAGCCATCAGCAGATGGAACGGCTGAAAGAGGCTGCCATTTTGGGATCAAACCTCTTTGAAGCGCTCATTGATGCTGCAAAATACTGTTCATTGGGACAAATCTCCCAGGCTTTGTTTGAAGTTGGGGGACGGTATAGGAGGAATATGTGATTGCGGATTGGGGATTGCGGATAGCGGATTGGGATACGGTTCGGTTGTGGATGGCGGAGTTAGGTTGAGGCATTTTCGTCGGATTTGTCAAGGCCGTACATTTTCTAAAGTGTGGAAAGGTGTTATATTAATTACAAAGGCCAGGTTTCCCTAACCGTGATTTAATAAATGGTATCTTCTTTCAAATATTGAATGAGTTTTTAGAAACTAATTAGGGTACAATTTTCCCAATAAACAAGGTTGAGTTATCATTAACCATCACCATATCGGCAAATGTAACATCACCATCTCCATTCACATCATCAGGAAGGTAACCTTGTGCGAAATTTGCTGCCTGATTGTCAACATTAATCATATCAGCAGCATCAATGAACCCATCCTGGTTAACATCCCCGGCATAGATTACATACTTGCCATTTATTTGTTTAAGATTATTGCCATAAGCCTGGTTTGCTGCCAAACTAAAATTATAATTGACCGTTCCTACTCCTATTGAAAGAGGGGTTCCGTTCCAGGTTTCAACACTATTCCTGTGTTTTACTACAATATAGTAGCTGGAATTCATAGATGCCGGTAAAGAAAGTGATGCTGAACCATTTGTATTAAGGTTCACAGTAAATGGGCCGGCGGCTAAGGTAAAAGGAGGATTTGCATTATGAAGTTCAATGGTGATCTTATCTGCGATTGGTCCGGTGAACTGGTTACCTGTTTGATCCTGGGCTTTATTCATAGCCGTTCCTGCAAAAAGGCTTTCCAGGAAAACTGTCAGGTTGAGTGTTGAGGGCAAATATCCATGAGGTCCTGCAGAGGTGGGAACTGTTCCATGGCATACTTCACAACGGCGAAGCACCCCGGAAAAACCCTGCAGAGCAATATTCTGGACATTATCATTCGGCTGAATAGTGGGCTGGATTGCATGAGGGGAGCCATGGCAGGCACTACAATACAGTCCGCCATGTCCGACTGAATTCCTGAATAATTTTCCTGTTTCTTCCCCATAATTTGAACCATGGCAATTTGAAGCCCCACATGAAGGTTCTTCCAGCCAGGGTTCTCTGCCATTCTCAATACTGGAAGCTACAGTACTCATACTTCCATGACAATTCTGGCAGGTCATCCCTTCTGAAAACATTACATCACGAAAACATTGAGTATTTGGGCCAGGGTGACATTTATAACAATTGTTTGTCTTATCCTTATGTTTGTCATGAATAACAAAAGAAAAAGAACGAAGGCCTTGTTGACCAGGCATCCCGAGTGCATTATCGGAATGACAATTTGCACAAAGGATAGGGGTGGCATTGGGGTTAAAGCCCCCTTCTCTTGGATGTTCGTTTAATATGGCTTGCTCACTGGAATGGCAGCCAGAACTAACACAGCTGAGTTCATTTGAAACAGGAATTACCGGCTGTGTAGATGCCAAAAGATTATTTGAACTGTTATATACCTCTATTAAGGCAAGTTGATAAGGATTCTCTGTCAGCAGGTTATTGTCGGTATAGGGTGTGATTGGTACACCTTCAACAGCATAATGATTACTGAATGGGTTCATTGTCCCTGTTAATCCCACACCTGTGAGTCCAATGTTTGGAGCTAATGTCACTCCAAATAATTGCTGCGAATAACTCCAGAAGTTAGTTTTGCCTACCGAATAAGTATTCCCAGGAATTGAATAGTGTACACTTATTCCAGTCGTAATAATTTCAGGCAAAGTTTCCGCATTTCCTTTTCGTATAACCTGTGCCTTCAGGTTATTAAATGGTGGAAGAACTGCAATTTTTGAAAAGTCCTTATTGGAACAATGCATACCTAGATCGTTCCAGCTAAGTACAATGTATTCATCTCCACTGATATTTGCAAAAATAAAGGGCAATAGGAGGAAAGACAGTACGATTGGCCATTTTGTTTTCATAGTTATGGAGTTTGGGTTAGTTATACAAAGATATATAAAATTATTTATATCTATATATGTCCATGTATAATATGTGTATAAAAAGCAATCTAGAATACTTGCCCTATTCTGGTAAATCAATTAAGTTTGAGTAGTCTAAATCTTAGGACAAGTTACACTCTAGCGAATCTTTACAGTAAGCTATATTTTTTGAAATCATGAAAAAAACCTGGATAGTACTTCAAATAAACCTGATAAATGCTCAATATATATGAATAAATCCACCTATTTCATTCATTTAAACTTATAAACGGCTTTCGGGACGAGATTTATCAAATATTTCTAACTTTGACAAACCAACAAAAACAAGCTTTCCATGAAAAGTATCCTGGTCATCTATCCTGAAGTTGATATTACTAAAATTGCCGTTTATCGCAATACCAGTCTGATATTCCTCAAATCTATCCGCCACAAGGCTGAGGACCAGGCTGCCTTTGCAGATGTGATTGACCAGTTGGAATACCGCACCCAGCTTATTATGCAGGAATTAAACAACAACCAGATTGAGTTGGCAGAAATTAGTGTTGTGATGGCGCGCGGCGGTCTTATCAAGCCGGTAAAATCCGGAATTTACGAGGTGAATGAAGCAATGAAAAAAGACCTTCGTACTGGGATTATGGGTCGTCATGCTACAAATCTCGGGGGCTTGATTGGAGATAGGATTGCCGGAATGCTTCCAAATGCTAAGGCTTACCTTGCAGATCCTGTTGTTGTGGATGAACTGGAACCCATTGCAAGGGTATCCGGACTGCCCCAAATTGAACGTACCTCTATTTTTCATGCACTCAATCATAAAAATGTCTCCAGGGAATATGCCAAGAGTATCAACCGTAAATATGAGGACCTGAACCTTGTTGTTGCCTATATTGGTAGTGGTGGTGTCTCTGTTGGGGCACATCATGGAGGGAAAGTTGTTGATGTAAACCAGGCTTTCGATGGTGATGGCCCTTTCTCTATGACCCGTTCGGGAAGTCTGCCGGTTGGACAGCTCATAGACCTCTGCTACAACGGAAAGTATACACGGGAACAAATGCGACAGTTGATTACTGAGAAAGGAGGCATTCTTGCCTACCTGGGAACAAAGTCACTCAGCCAGGTCCTTTCCATGGTAGATGAAGGTGATGAACAAGCCACCCTGATTATGGATGCTATGGCTTACCAGGTTGCGAAAGAAATCGGCTCCATGTCAACGGTCCTTGATTGCAAAGTAGATGCCATCCTTATTATGGGTGCTATCATGAATAGCAAGTTCTTCACCACACAACTCATCAGGCGGATTGAAAAAATCGCAGCTGTTTCCATTTACCCCATTGTGAATGACCTTGACTCACTTGCCATGAATGGAGTGACTATTGTCCGGGGAGAAGCAGAAATCCTTGTCTACCAATAGCAAGCTCCATTGCCCTTCTAAATCTCAGTCTACTTGTAATCCTTTCGTTTCAGGAAAACATTTCCTTTAGATTCCCCAACTGAACCTAAACAGTACAAATTTGTTAAAGAATTTGCACTGCTCCTTGTTGTATCTTCCATCCACTCTAATTAATCAATTCTAAAAACTGCAAGTTTTAATAATAGTATTTTGTTTAGTAACCCCTAAAAACATTGTAATGGATCCTTCAAACATTAACTGGCTGGCTGTTTTAGTCTCAACCCTTTCTTTTTACGCAATTGGTGCTATTTGGTATTCCCCTGTTCTTTTCGGGAAAATCTGGATGAAAGAACTTAACATGACTCCGGATGCAGCAAAGAATGCCAACATGGCCAAAATCATGACATTTACCTTTATTTTATCTCTGATCATGGTAACAAACCTGGCATTTTTCCTTGGCGACCCTAAGATAGGTGCATCTGAAGGAGCAATGTATGGTTTTCTTACAGGATTCGGATGGGTGGCAATGGCCATGACATTCAATGCCTTATATGAAATGAAAGGTTGGAGATATATGCTTATCAATGCAGGCTATATGGCTGTGGGTTTCACCCTCTCCGGCTTTATCCTGGGAGCCTGGAAATAACAGTTGAAGTTGCTGGCAGGCGATTTTCCGATTGTTTAGCTTTCTCTTACCTGCCAAGCCCTGGTGCATCCGGAATTCCAAAAACTGTATACACTCTAATTCACTTTAGGCACAATAGTTCACTCCAGGCATGTTTGCACTTTCAGACAAAAATGGAACACGGATCCGCCGGCTGGCGGACGGATTTCACCACGGATTTTCGCAGATTCAATTGACAACTCTAGTTCACTTTAGTTCACTCTCACTCTAGTTCACTCCAGGCACTTTGGCTCACTCTAGTTCACTTTAGCTCACCCTGGCCTTAGCTCACTCCAGGCACTCTAGTCACTTCTTCTCAGCCTTTTCCTGTCAGTGATTTAGGAATTCTTCCTGTTCTAACAGTTTCCGAACGAAGCCTTCTGCCAACGATTCGTTCTACCATTGCGCCTATTTCAAGAACTTTGTCAACATCAAGGCCGGTTTCAATGCCCATTTCATCAAGCATAACCACAAGGTCTTCCGTCTGCACAAGTCCGGTAATTCCAGGATCTGCATAGTAATAAGCTCCTGTTCCGGCAACAGGGACACCATCAACAAAGTTGGCCGGTTGCCCACCAATTCCTCCCATGGTACTTTCATAATTGGTCATACCGGCCTGTAAGGCAGCCAACACGTTTGCCAATCCCCATCCCCTGGTGGTATGGAAATGAACAATTTGTTTTTCAGGACGGCCAATCTTATCCATTAGCATGGAATAATATCGGTAAACCCTATCCGGGGAGGCAGAACCATCGTGATCGGCATGCTCCACATCACTGGCACCAATATCAAACCATCGTTGTGCGAAATCAACAGCTTTTTCCATTTTCGTAGGGCCTTCAATCGGGCATCCCCAAATTGTACTGACTGTTCCATTCACTTTAAGTCCGGCATCCCTGGCCAACGGGATATATTTTTCCGCCATTTTCCAGTACTCATCCAATGAAAGTCCTGAATTTTTCCTATGATGAGACTCGCTTGTTGATACCATCAGGAGTATCCTGTCTGGCCCCCAGCCTTCCTGCTTAGCTTGTATGGCACGTTCAATAGCCTTTTCACGAATAGTAACAGCCGTAATACTCACCTGGGGCAATAGATGCGCGACGGATTTACTTGCCCTGAGTTTTTTCAGTATTTCATCTGAATCCCTGAATTGGGGCATTCCAGAAGGATTTCCCAGGTTTGTAACTTCGATATGCCTGAAACCTGCAAGGATAAGTTGTTCAGACAACCATAATTTTGCGGCTGTGGGGATAAATTTCTCCTCATGCTGAAAACCATCACGTACTGTGATATCTCCGACTGTTACTTTTTTGGGGTAGTTCATAGTGGGTTATGATTAATGAAATCGATTCAATTATAAACGTTTACAGAATTAATATTGACCTTTCGGATCAAATTTCTTACAGAAATGTGAGTCTGATTCAGTAAAGCAATAGATTTAGTGCCCGGGTCGAATGCAGCTAAAAGATCATTTCTGGTATTTCTCCATCTATGATCAATCGGCCGGCTGTTGCGGAGCGTATTTCTTCGACAGTAACTCCCGGTGCACGTTCCAGTAATCTGAAACCATCACCAGTAACTTCCAAAACGGCCATATCGGTAACCACTTTTTTAACACAATTCACCCCTGTTAGAGGCAAGGAGCATTCGGGCAAAAGTTTGGAACCATCTCTGCTTGTATGCTGCATAGCAACGATAATATTCTTTGCAGAAGCTACAAGATCCATTGCACCACCCATACCCTTCACCATTTTCCCGGGAATTTTCCAGGAGGCTATATCCCCTTTTTCAGAAACTTCAAAAGCACCAAGCACAGTAAGGTCTACATGTCCGCCCCGTATCATTGCAAAACTGAGTGAAGAATCAAAAAAGCTGGCCCCTTCAACTACTGTAACCGTTTGTTTACCGGCATTAATTAGGTCAGCATCCACTTCTTCGGCAAAAGGAAATGGTCCCATCCCAAGGATCCCATTTTCTGATTGTAAAGTAACTTGTATCCCATCGGGAATATAGTTTGCAACCAGTGTTGGAATTCCTATTCCCAGGTTCACATAATACCCATCCTTAAGTTCCCGGGCAATACGTTGTGCTATTTGTTCTTTTGTGAGTGGCATTTTTCTTTTATTTGAAATGGAGAAAAGAGAACGGGAGAGAAGGTGAAAACTTATACCTACACAACCAATTCCTATAGATTATTTATTGTCTTTAATTATCCATTTTTCAACATTATTTACCATTCGGACCAGTTGGCCAATTATATGGTTATATTCAGCATCCAGTTGATCATATTCTTCTTCAGTGATATATTTACATCGTTGAGCGATTTCAAGCCACACCAGTGTTTCACTAGCTTCTGATTCACAATCATTTAATTTTGCAATAAATGCCGCCCTGTATCTTCTTCTTCTCCATGCTTCTCCTAGATTAGCACTTACTGATCTTGAAGATCTCCTGATCTGGTCAGTCATTGAATACTTTTCTTCACTTGGAAACCTTTTTGTTATCTCAAAAATTTTCATTGCTCCATCAATCGAAGATTTGTAAACATTCAATTCTTTAAACGTGTCAATTAACATAACGCAAACAATAAATAATAGTTAATAGCTCTAATTCATTTCCCAAAACTCCGTTTGACTTGTCCAAACATTGGTAACTCTCTCTTTTAACCCCTCTCCCCCTCTCCCCATCTCTCCCTCTCTCCCTCTCTCCCTCTCCCCATCTCCCCATCTCCAAAAAATCACCCCCTGATAGTTCTCCTTTCAATCCTTTTTTCGTATCCAACTCCCTGGAAAATCCTTTGGACAAATATTCCCGGGGTATGAATATAATTGGGGTCGAGAGTCCCGGCGGGAACAATTTCCTCTACTTCGGCAATGGTAATTTTTCCTGCCATTGCCATGGCCTGGTTAAAATTATTTGCTGTATTCCTATAGATAAGGTTTCCATGGGTGTCGCCTCTCCATGCTTTGACAATTGCAAAATCAGCATTCAGGGCAAGTTCCAATAAATGTGGTTTCCCGTTAAATTCTCTGATCTCTTTTCCTTCAGCGACTTCAGTTCCGTAGCCGGCAGGTACGAAAAATGCCGGAATTCCTGAACCACCCGCACGACAACGTTCGGCCAGGGTTCCCTGTGGAATGAGTTCTACTTCCAATTCTCCACTGAGCAGTTGACGCTCAAATTCAGCATTCTCACCAACATAGGAGGATATCATCTTATGAATCTGGTGATTCTTCAATAATAATCCCAGGCCAAAATCATCGACCCCGGCATTGTTTGAAATACATGTCAAACCCTTGATGCCACTAGCTGCTAAAGCTGTGATACAGTTCTCAGGAATTCCACACAAACCGAATCCCCCCACCATTAAGGTCATTCCATCAGATATTCCATTGATTGCTTCAAGTGCGTCTTTAACCTCTTTATTCATATTCCTGATTTTGCATATGAAAATATTAAAAATACCATTACTCTGGTCACTTAACGAAATATTTTGTCAGACAAGAACTTACTTTCCTTTAATACATCAAGATCAACGCCATGATTAATTCCTTTTCGGTTACACCAATCAATTAAATTCAGCGTATCCAGGTTTGCCAAAAGTTCATATCCGGTCATAGGACAACCACCATGCCCTCCAATGGCACCTTCGAACCATCGGAACCCTGATTGCCAGGCTGCTTCAACTTTTGCTTCCCAATCCATTACACCTACATGAAGATGCATCCCCAGGGTAAGATCATCAAATTCTGTGATTAATTTGGAACAAAGGGAATGAATGCCATCCACAGTGGCTACCCCTGTGATATCTGAGAAAACAATATCCTGAAATCCGGCATTCCCAAGTCTTTCTACTTCTATTAAAACTTGTTCTTCACTCCAGGGGTCACCATATGGATTTCCAAATGCCATGGAAACATATACCCTCATCTTCTTACCGGAATCCTTAACTAATTGATGAATGGAAACCAATTCATCCCATGCTTGTTCCGGGCTTGAATTAATATTTCTTTTCAGAAAAGTCGGGCATGTCGAATATGGGAAACCAATAAGTTGAATTCTTTCAAGGGTACAAGCTTCATTACCACCTCTCCGATTACCAATGACAACCATGAGTTGTGTCTTGGGATGACCCGCTTTCAAATTTGCTATTACCTCCCGGGTATCTGCCATTTGTGGAACAGCTTTGTGAGATACCAGGCTACCCACATCCACAGTAGAAAAACCTGCTGATAAGAGCAAGTTTATATATTCCAGCTTGTCAAGTGTTGGAATAAATGTCTCCCATCCCTGCATTGCATCCCTTGGCGTCTCGGTAATATGAAGGCTTTCCATATGATTAGTTTTAGCAAAGGAGAGGTGATTATTAAGACATCAGACTAACGACAGTTAAATCCCAAAATTCAAATTTCGAACAAAAAGCTCCCCGGGAGGAAAAAAAAAAACGATTCCCCTTTTTAAAAAAAAAAAACCCCCCCCCCCCAAACCACCAACGGGGGTGCTTCCAGTGTTGAGTGTTTAGTTTTTTGCCATCACGGATGATGTCTCCCAGGCATAGAGCAAATGTTTAACACATAACATAAAACACAGAATGAAAAAGTGACCCACATCAAATGCCAAAAACATCCCTTCGAACCGTCAAATGTCGAACATTCGATAATTCACTTAATAATTATGTGTTGAGTGTTTAGTGTTTTTCATTCATTTTCCCCCAGGGATAATACCTGTCGTTTGCAGAAAACAATATTAAACACATAACATTAAACACAAAATGAATAAGGAACACACATTAATCATCTCACATAAATTATCAAACATCAGATATCCGACATCAAACATTAAACATCCGAAATCCGACATCAAACATCCGACATCCGACATCAAACATCCGACATCAACACCCGATGTACCTTGAAATTACCATCCTTTGTATTTCAGAAGTCCCTTCACCAATCTGAAGCAATCGTTGATCGCGATAGAATCTTTCTACTTCATAATCTTTCATCAGCCCATATCCGCCATGGATTTGAACTGCTTCATCTGCAACTTCTTTTGCAATTTCAGAGCAATATAGTTTCGACATAGCAGCTTCTTTTGCAAAAGGAAGATGGTTATCCTTTAACCAACAGGCTTTATATAGCAGATTCCGGGCTAATTCAATTTTCGTAGCCATATCTGCAAGCTTAAATGCAATGGCTTGGAATTTGGATATGGGTTGCCCGAACTGTTTGCGCTCTTTGGCATAATTTAAGGCCAGTTCAAAGGCGCCCTGGGCACAACCCAGCCCCATTGCAGCAATTGAAAGTCGCCCATTATCAAGTGTGGAAAGCATAATTTTAGATCCTTCACCAACCTTCCCTAGCAATTTGCTTTCAGGCACTTTACAATCATCAAAAAACAATTCTGCTGTGTCACTGGCTCTCCACATCATTTTACCATGCATAGTTCTGCGGGTAAAACCAGGTGTATTTTTCTCAACAATAATTGTAGAGAACTGCTTTTTCCCGTCAACCTCTCCTGTCACAGCCTGAACAGTAGCACCAATAGAAATTTCTGCTGAACCATTGGTAATAAATATTTTAGAACCATTTATTATCCAGTTCCCATTTTCCAGATAGGCGTTTGTTCGGGTTCCCCTTGAGTCGGACCCAGCATCAGGTTCTGTAAGTCCGAACGCCCACAAAGCCTCCCCTGTGCACAGAGCAGGTAAATATTTGCGCTTTTGTTCCTCTGTTCCGTAATAGTAAAGCGGACCTATTCCCAGTGAATTATGTGCTGCAATGGTCGCTGCTTGTGATCCATCTACCCTGGCAAGCTCTTCAACAGCAATAATATAAGAAAGAGTGTCCATTCCGTGACCACCATATTCCACTGGAACTGAGATCCCGAATAAACCCAATTCTCCCATTTTCCTGGTGAGCTCAGGTGAAAAAAGGGCCGATTCATCCAGCTCTTTAGCAACTGGTCGGATTTCACGTTCTGCAAAATCCCTGACGGTTTGCCTAATTAATGATTGTTCTTCTGTAAGCTGAAAGTCCATAGTAGGTGAAGATCAGATAAATATTTTGTTTTATGCTAAAATAATAAAAAGCATAAACCCTTTACATTCCGGCAATATTCTCTACCAGGCAAAATGCGAAAGAAATGCACGGTGCAATTATTTGTACCACCCTCACAGTTTCCTGGTTCCTGCTACCTGATTTAATAAATAATTAAACAATCAAATACATGTTTTGATTAATAGATTAAGGGCCGTTTAGATTAAAATATTATTTATTCGGGCAAGAAATCAAACCATCAAATATTTACTGGGGTTACCTGGTTAATCATTGCCCTTAACATGAATAAGCCTGGTATTGCCATCAACCAGTTCGCCGACTGCAACTTCGATGCGATCCACTATCCCGTCCCCGGGGCAAAGAATGTTATTTTCCATTTTCATTGCTTCTACTACCAGTAGCAGGTCCCCTTTTGTAACAGCCTGGCCTTCAGTAACACAAATCTTGATTACTTTTCCTGGCATTGGAGAAACAATATTTTCAAGACTGGACTCAGCCATTCCTTCTGAACCGGAAAATTCCGGTTGTACAGAAAGAAGGTCCAACCTGGTTACCTCAAAAGTAGTTCCTGATGAATTTACCAGCACCTTTCCAACTTCTGGTTTCGACAACCATGTAAGATGATGCTGCCCATCAATAATAAGTTCAGCTTTACCATTGGAGAAACAATGATAATCAACAATGGTTTCTTCATTGTTCCAGATGAGTTTTAATTGATGCTTGGAGAATCCCTGATTGTTAACTTATAGATTTCCGACCCTATCTGAAAACTTGGATGCATAAAAATCCTCCAATATCCAATCTTATCCCAGGTGTTGGTGACAGAATGTTCTTCTTTCTGTAAACTGCCTATTAATCCGGCAAATAAGGGAATCCGGATATCAACATCCAGCATCTTTTGCTTAATCTCTTCTATTAGGATGGTAGTATATTCATCGCAATATTTAGTAGAAATCTGATTGTCAATAAATTCTTTATGTTCAAGAATAGCATGAAGAAAGGAGATATTGTTTTTGATACCATGAATGACATAATTATTCAATGCATCAATCATCCCATGCCTTGCTGATTCCCGATCTTCACCGAATACAATCAGCTTGGAAATCATAGGGTCAAAGAAAGATTGAATAACGGGCTTACCGGCTATTCCTGAATCAACGCGGATATTAGCCCCAGATGGCTCATGGTAAAGATTCATTTTTCCTGGAGAAGGAAGAAATCCATTTTCAGGGTCTTCTGCATATATCCGACATTCAATAGCATGACCCTTTTGTTTAAGATCTTCCTGTTTAAATCTAAGTGGTTCGCCGGAAGCGATTCTTATTTGCTCCTCCACAATATCAATTCCCGTAGTCATCTCAGTTACAGGATGTTCCACCTGAATCCTGGTATTCATTTCAAGGAAATAAAACTGCAAGCCGGCATCAACCAGGAACTCAATTGTTCCGGCACCCTGGTATCCAATAGCTTTCCCAATGGCTACAGCAGCATCTCCCATTTGTGATCGCACAACAGGATTAAGCGTTGGAGAGGGGGCTTCTTCAATAATTTTCTGATACCTTCTCTGTATAGAGCATTCCCTTTCAAAAAGATGAATCACATTCCCATGCTGATCCCCGATAAGCTGAATCTCAATATGACGTGGATTTTCGACAAATTTCTCTACATATACCGTCCCATCTGCAAAATAATTGGCTGCTTCCCTGGAAGTTGATTCTAATGCTTCTATAAGATTTTCTTTTGAACGAACAATTCGCATCCCTTTTCCACCTCCTCCGGCAGCAGCTTTAACAAGCAGAGGAAAGCCAATCTCATCAGCATGTTCAAGGATCGAAGAAGGAGTACCGGTGAGGCCCGAGGTAATAGGAATCCCAATAGAGGCAGCAAAATTCCTGGCTTCAATCTTATTCCCCATTACATGCATCACATTGCTATCCGGACCAATAAAAATAAGTCCGGCATTCTGGCAGGCAGTAACAAAGGATGGGTTTTCAGAAAGAAATCCATAGCCGGGATGGATGGCATCACAAAATGAATCCTTTGCGACAGAAATAATCTTTGCAGTATTAAGGTATGTATCAGCTAATGCTGAATGTCCAAGACAGTAAGCTTCATCGGCCATTTCGACATGTCGGCTATCAATATCGACTTCA
The Bacteroidales bacterium genome window above contains:
- a CDS encoding acetyl-CoA carboxylase biotin carboxylase subunit, yielding MKITKVLIANRGEIAVRIMKTARRLGIKTVAIYSEVDIDSRHVEMADEAYCLGHSALADTYLNTAKIISVAKDSFCDAIHPGYGFLSENPSFVTACQNAGLIFIGPDSNVMHVMGNKIEARNFAASIGIPITSGLTGTPSSILEHADEIGFPLLVKAAAGGGGKGMRIVRSKENLIEALESTSREAANYFADGTVYVEKFVENPRHIEIQLIGDQHGNVIHLFERECSIQRRYQKIIEEAPSPTLNPVVRSQMGDAAVAIGKAIGYQGAGTIEFLVDAGLQFYFLEMNTRIQVEHPVTEMTTGIDIVEEQIRIASGEPLRFKQEDLKQKGHAIECRIYAEDPENGFLPSPGKMNLYHEPSGANIRVDSGIAGKPVIQSFFDPMISKLIVFGEDRESARHGMIDALNNYVIHGIKNNISFLHAILEHKEFIDNQISTKYCDEYTTILIEEIKQKMLDVDIRIPLFAGLIGSLQKEEHSVTNTWDKIGYWRIFMHPSFQIGSEIYKLTIRDSPSIN